In Chitinophaga nivalis, a single genomic region encodes these proteins:
- a CDS encoding class I SAM-dependent methyltransferase produces MKQLRYFLYIWWHWGFSLACFILKHEIRGEKQYGIQTMGVDNLTGEVPADDLAHASVYEPVNYYTATWLLNHLEPADLRTAFLDVGCGKGRVLAMAAAYGFKEIAGFDFSARLCRDAMAIGTVLRTQYPDLSLTITCMNARYYDIPETVGVIFLFNPFDAEVTTAFIGKVAESLERQPRPLKILYANPQCKQQWLDAGFKETASFRKQYYLQGCVLELK; encoded by the coding sequence ATGAAGCAGCTGCGTTATTTCCTTTACATCTGGTGGCATTGGGGTTTCAGCCTGGCCTGTTTTATTCTGAAACACGAGATCCGTGGAGAGAAGCAATATGGTATTCAGACCATGGGGGTGGATAACCTGACCGGAGAGGTGCCTGCCGACGATCTGGCGCATGCCAGTGTATATGAACCAGTGAATTACTATACCGCCACCTGGTTGTTGAACCACCTGGAACCTGCAGACCTGCGTACCGCTTTCCTGGATGTGGGGTGCGGGAAAGGCCGGGTACTGGCGATGGCCGCCGCTTACGGATTTAAAGAGATTGCCGGCTTTGACTTTTCCGCACGGCTTTGCCGGGATGCGATGGCCATAGGTACAGTGTTGCGTACGCAATATCCGGATCTGTCCCTTACAATTACGTGTATGAATGCCCGTTACTATGACATCCCGGAAACGGTGGGTGTCATTTTTTTATTTAACCCCTTTGATGCGGAGGTAACAACGGCCTTTATCGGAAAGGTAGCCGAAAGCCTGGAACGACAACCCCGCCCGCTGAAAATCCTGTATGCCAATCCTCAATGCAAACAACAATGGCTGGACGCGGGCTTTAAAGAAACTGCTTCCTTCCGTAAACAGTATTACCTGCAGGGCTGTGTATTGGAGCTGAAATAA
- the hisG gene encoding ATP phosphoribosyltransferase, which produces MYEDHNHISHKTVKPLTIAIGKGRGFYESLDYIHTDETPGYQSFLKGEVPVYQDESGQLTLMAVRSRDMPWLLQQGHIDVAIGSSVWFSEYQADALSCAWKLPLQECRLSLIASPDMHLPDIKNICTKFENITRRYITALPLTAEILLMEGSHEAALFLKITDAIVDVIETGRTIRRMGFRELDTIAWLSHEMWLRTHDTVTRERLAYYLKKTAPING; this is translated from the coding sequence ATGTATGAAGATCACAATCATATTTCCCATAAAACAGTAAAGCCCCTCACCATTGCCATCGGGAAAGGGAGGGGGTTTTACGAATCCCTGGACTATATTCATACGGATGAAACACCCGGTTATCAAAGCTTTTTAAAAGGAGAGGTGCCGGTTTATCAGGATGAGTCCGGACAATTAACGTTGATGGCTGTACGTAGCCGGGATATGCCCTGGTTATTGCAGCAAGGACATATTGATGTAGCGATTGGCAGTTCCGTATGGTTTAGTGAATACCAGGCGGATGCCCTCAGCTGTGCCTGGAAGCTGCCCTTGCAGGAATGCAGGTTATCCCTAATTGCCTCACCGGATATGCATCTCCCGGACATAAAAAACATCTGCACAAAATTTGAAAATATCACCCGCCGGTATATCACTGCTTTGCCACTTACAGCTGAGATACTCCTCATGGAAGGTTCGCATGAAGCGGCACTCTTTCTGAAAATAACCGATGCTATTGTAGATGTGATTGAAACCGGCCGCACTATCCGCCGGATGGGATTCCGCGAGCTGGATACCATTGCGTGGCTGAGTCATGAAATGTGGTTACGTACGCATGATACCGTTACCCGTGAACGGTTAGCCTACTACCTGAAAAAAACGGCTCCTATAAATGGCTAA
- a CDS encoding efflux RND transporter periplasmic adaptor subunit, with product MKKNTPVLILCASAWLLLATACKNNAAPAAAATAPANYPVITIAQQEVMLHADYPAAIQGQQNIEIRPKVDGYILQQLVDEGAAVKKGQLLFRIHAPQYEQEVRTATAAIKRAAAEVATAKMQVKKVTPLVQKEIISNYELEALQFTLQAKEAELAQAQASLANAQTNLGYTTITSPADGVIGTIPYKIGSLVSSTSPQPLTTLSNISSVYAYFSFNEKQFLDFLQGYKGNTMKEKLSQLPPVTLILSNGVEYDEKGRLETISGLINTETGTVNFRATFPNPAGLIRSGGSAVVRIPQQHTAALLIPKKATYELQGKYFVFTVDKNNVVKSTEVMPEQAATPDYYVISAGLKTGDRVVADGIGSLQDGTTIQPVIAGAVKLRH from the coding sequence ATGAAAAAAAATACACCTGTCCTGATTCTTTGTGCTTCCGCATGGCTGTTGTTGGCCACTGCCTGTAAGAATAATGCGGCCCCGGCTGCAGCGGCTACCGCCCCGGCCAATTACCCGGTTATTACGATTGCCCAGCAGGAAGTGATGCTGCATGCCGATTATCCGGCGGCTATTCAAGGGCAACAGAATATTGAGATCCGTCCGAAGGTGGATGGCTATATTTTACAGCAGCTGGTAGACGAAGGCGCTGCCGTGAAAAAAGGGCAATTGTTATTCCGTATTCATGCACCACAATACGAGCAGGAAGTACGCACGGCTACAGCAGCGATCAAACGTGCGGCAGCCGAAGTAGCCACGGCAAAAATGCAGGTGAAAAAAGTAACGCCGCTGGTGCAGAAAGAAATTATCAGCAACTATGAACTGGAAGCGTTACAGTTTACGCTGCAAGCCAAAGAAGCGGAACTGGCGCAGGCACAGGCCAGCCTGGCCAATGCACAGACCAATTTAGGATATACTACCATCACCAGTCCGGCAGATGGTGTGATTGGTACCATCCCCTATAAAATCGGGAGCCTGGTAAGCAGTACTTCACCGCAACCGTTAACAACGTTATCCAATATCTCCAGTGTGTATGCCTATTTCTCTTTTAATGAGAAACAGTTCCTGGACTTTTTGCAGGGATATAAAGGTAATACCATGAAAGAAAAACTGAGTCAGCTGCCACCTGTTACCCTGATACTTTCCAATGGTGTGGAATACGATGAAAAGGGCCGGCTGGAAACCATCAGCGGATTAATCAATACAGAAACCGGTACCGTGAATTTCCGGGCTACGTTCCCCAATCCTGCAGGCCTGATCCGAAGCGGAGGCAGTGCCGTGGTGCGTATTCCGCAGCAGCATACAGCAGCCTTGCTGATACCTAAAAAGGCTACCTACGAATTACAGGGCAAATACTTTGTGTTTACCGTAGATAAAAACAATGTGGTGAAAAGTACGGAAGTGATGCCGGAGCAGGCGGCAACACCGGATTACTACGTTATCAGCGCCGGATTGAAAACAGGCGACCGTGTCGTCGCAGACGGGATAGGTTCCCTGCAGGATGGTACCACCATTCAACCTGTGATCGCTGGTGCTGTGAAGCTCCGTCATTAA
- a CDS encoding phosphoribosylaminoimidazolesuccinocarboxamide synthase, with the protein MDTGIINHCSGLHREDVTRAIQELRSLGFSIEEAAAGTSGYVTCLELYDTFTAPAGHNCILVDHPGHEPVIELILQHLPFNFDALPLLVEGESKIIKYWTDKVVIEKFKPTVYSYTHNRYGSAAGTDDIRIRFTSALYRKMALLHTGIPYRPASAFLAEITHEQGLFVVQRLVDVCNIETRIKRFHIGSPVHRYLYTGKYPSTRRDEAPIVKWTRFEDPVVCFDWRHPLMDEEQRRLADEPISDDYAALWIRDVTFAKEMARNTFMWLEAMFFQAGITLIDMCIFIDRSGKMIYSEISPDCMRMRWNSNNIDQSESMDKDLWRRGAAPEKLYENYEKAYSLIFH; encoded by the coding sequence ATGGATACAGGTATTATCAATCATTGCAGTGGCCTTCACCGGGAAGATGTTACGCGTGCCATACAGGAATTACGTTCGCTGGGATTTTCCATCGAAGAAGCAGCTGCCGGCACAAGTGGTTATGTTACCTGCCTGGAGCTGTATGATACTTTTACAGCGCCTGCAGGTCACAATTGTATCCTGGTGGATCACCCGGGACATGAACCTGTGATAGAGCTGATCCTGCAACACCTGCCTTTTAACTTTGATGCCCTGCCATTGCTGGTAGAAGGAGAAAGTAAGATTATTAAATACTGGACGGATAAAGTAGTGATCGAAAAATTCAAACCTACTGTTTATTCGTATACCCATAACCGATATGGATCTGCTGCCGGTACCGATGATATCCGTATCCGGTTTACTTCGGCTTTATACCGGAAGATGGCCTTGCTGCATACAGGTATCCCTTACCGGCCTGCCAGCGCTTTCCTGGCTGAAATTACCCATGAACAAGGGTTGTTTGTAGTGCAGCGGCTGGTAGATGTATGTAATATAGAAACCCGTATCAAACGTTTTCATATAGGCTCACCGGTACACCGGTACCTGTATACCGGCAAGTATCCTTCTACCCGGCGGGATGAGGCGCCTATCGTAAAGTGGACCCGTTTTGAAGATCCGGTAGTGTGTTTCGACTGGCGGCATCCTTTGATGGATGAAGAACAGCGCCGCCTGGCAGACGAGCCCATTTCTGATGATTATGCCGCACTCTGGATCCGGGATGTCACCTTCGCCAAAGAGATGGCCCGAAATACTTTTATGTGGCTGGAAGCGATGTTTTTCCAGGCAGGTATCACCCTGATTGATATGTGCATCTTTATTGACCGGTCCGGAAAAATGATCTATAGTGAAATCAGTCCTGACTGTATGCGTATGCGCTGGAACAGTAATAACATAGACCAATCTGAATCTATGGATAAGGATTTGTGGAGAAGGGGGGCTGCGCCGGAAAAGCTATATGAGAATTATGAAAAAGCTTATTCATTGATCTTTCATTAA
- a CDS encoding efflux RND transporter permease subunit, whose translation MLKKFIENPVLSTVISIIIVILGLLGLMSLPITQYPEIAPPTVEVTASYQGANSDVVMKSVIIPLEEQINGVEHMTYMTSKASNDGSATITINFKQGTDPDLAAVNVQNRVTKATSLLPATVIREGITTTKKQSSEVLSFLLYSENKAYDQKFLYNYLRINIVPDLKRIEGVGDAMVYGAQDYSMRIWLKPEKMASYGLIPDDVIAALAEQNIEAAPGKIGENSNEAFQYTLKYTGRLENATQFGDIIVRGGTQGQILRLKDIAEVEMGALTYTTTTTAQGYQAVYVAINQSAGSNAHDLIKQCEAIITKASANFPPGVKYGPFLNANEFLDASVEKLIHTIIEAFILVFIVVFIFLQDLRSTLIPALAVPVAIVGTFFFLKLFGFTINLLTLFALVLAIGIVVDDAIVVVEAVHAKLDQGAKSAKKATLHAMSEISTAIVSITLVMSAVFVPVTFITGSAGVFYKQFGLTLAVSIIISAVNALTLSPALCALLLKPHPHQEQQAPKGFLPRFYAGFNTAFDAVGAKYMRGVRWLIRRKWLALGSIALFSGIFYFLVKTTPTGFVPNEDAGAIYGNVILPPASTLGRTTEVLKEIDSIALAIPEVELSSTVAGMDLISGFGGSYGSVFIRLKHWQERKKKGQDINSVLQQLFARTAHIKGANIIFFAAPTLQGFGNNNGFEFQLQDKTGGDLKKFEEVIGKFMGALNKRPEIMYAATPYNINFPRYEVVVNVAKCKEAGVPVNTVLNTLQGYFGGVYASDFNRFGKQYRVMIQAATADRSNLAAFDKVYVRNSRNTMAPISEFVTLRKVYGPEFINRFNLSTSASVTGLPKPGFSSGDAIRAIQEVAKETLPRGYTYDFYGLTREELSSGNQTVLIFVLCLVFIYFLLSAQYKSYILPFSVLLSLPIGLAGAFLFARIFGVDNNIFLQISLIMLIGLLAKNAILIVEFALLHRLQGRNLIQAAIAGAKARFRPILMTSFAFIFGLLPLMMANGAGALSNRSIGTAAVGGMLIGTLFGVLVIPALFVLFQALQERISGAPVLAKSSKKEAGIIENYA comes from the coding sequence ATGCTAAAGAAATTTATAGAGAATCCGGTATTGTCTACCGTTATATCTATCATCATAGTAATACTGGGTTTACTGGGATTAATGTCTTTACCCATTACCCAATATCCGGAGATTGCCCCTCCGACTGTTGAAGTAACTGCTTCCTATCAGGGCGCCAACTCAGATGTTGTGATGAAGAGTGTGATTATACCGTTGGAAGAACAGATCAACGGCGTGGAGCACATGACCTATATGACCTCCAAAGCCAGCAACGATGGGAGTGCTACTATTACCATTAATTTTAAACAAGGTACCGATCCGGATCTGGCAGCCGTGAATGTACAGAACCGTGTCACCAAGGCTACCAGCCTGTTACCGGCTACTGTTATCCGGGAAGGGATTACCACTACCAAGAAACAAAGCAGTGAAGTATTGAGCTTCCTGTTGTACAGTGAAAACAAAGCGTATGACCAGAAGTTCCTGTACAACTACCTCCGTATTAACATTGTGCCGGATCTCAAACGTATTGAAGGGGTAGGTGATGCGATGGTATACGGTGCGCAGGATTATAGTATGCGCATCTGGCTAAAACCGGAGAAGATGGCCAGCTATGGCCTGATTCCGGATGACGTGATTGCTGCGCTGGCAGAACAGAACATCGAAGCGGCGCCCGGTAAAATCGGAGAAAACAGCAACGAAGCTTTTCAATATACCCTGAAATATACCGGCCGGCTGGAGAACGCCACCCAGTTCGGGGATATTATTGTGCGGGGCGGTACCCAGGGGCAAATCCTGCGTTTGAAAGATATTGCGGAGGTAGAAATGGGCGCGTTAACCTATACGACTACGACTACCGCTCAGGGATATCAGGCCGTGTATGTGGCCATCAACCAGTCGGCGGGTTCCAATGCCCACGACCTGATCAAACAGTGTGAAGCCATTATCACCAAAGCTTCCGCCAATTTTCCGCCGGGTGTGAAATACGGTCCTTTTCTGAATGCCAATGAATTTCTGGATGCATCCGTAGAGAAACTGATTCATACCATCATAGAAGCCTTTATACTGGTGTTTATTGTGGTGTTCATCTTCCTGCAGGATTTACGTTCTACGCTGATACCTGCACTGGCAGTGCCAGTAGCCATCGTAGGTACCTTCTTCTTCCTGAAACTGTTCGGGTTTACCATCAACCTGCTTACTTTATTTGCATTGGTACTGGCGATCGGGATTGTGGTAGATGATGCCATTGTGGTGGTAGAAGCGGTGCACGCCAAACTGGACCAGGGGGCGAAGTCTGCGAAGAAGGCCACCCTGCATGCCATGAGTGAAATCAGTACCGCCATTGTATCTATTACCCTGGTGATGTCGGCCGTGTTTGTACCGGTAACTTTCATCACCGGATCTGCCGGCGTGTTTTACAAACAGTTTGGGCTAACGCTGGCCGTATCCATCATCATTTCTGCTGTGAATGCGCTGACGCTGAGTCCTGCTTTGTGTGCGTTGTTACTGAAACCGCATCCGCACCAGGAACAGCAGGCGCCTAAAGGATTTTTACCCCGGTTTTATGCCGGTTTCAATACCGCCTTCGATGCTGTTGGTGCAAAATATATGCGTGGGGTACGCTGGCTGATCAGAAGAAAATGGCTGGCCCTGGGTAGTATTGCGCTTTTCTCCGGTATCTTTTATTTTCTTGTCAAAACAACACCGACTGGTTTTGTGCCTAATGAAGATGCAGGGGCTATTTACGGGAATGTGATCCTGCCGCCTGCATCTACATTAGGACGTACCACGGAAGTCCTGAAAGAAATCGACAGCATTGCCCTGGCTATTCCGGAAGTGGAATTGTCATCTACCGTAGCCGGTATGGACCTGATCAGCGGCTTCGGTGGTTCATACGGCTCTGTCTTTATCCGGCTGAAACACTGGCAGGAAAGGAAAAAGAAAGGCCAGGACATCAACAGTGTGTTACAGCAACTGTTTGCGCGAACGGCGCATATCAAAGGCGCGAACATTATCTTCTTTGCAGCGCCCACCTTACAGGGATTTGGTAATAACAATGGTTTTGAATTTCAGCTACAGGATAAAACCGGTGGGGATCTGAAAAAGTTTGAGGAAGTGATCGGCAAATTTATGGGTGCCCTGAATAAGCGCCCGGAGATCATGTATGCGGCTACTCCCTATAATATTAACTTCCCGCGGTATGAAGTGGTGGTAAATGTCGCCAAATGTAAAGAAGCCGGCGTACCGGTGAATACCGTGCTGAATACGTTACAAGGTTACTTCGGTGGGGTATATGCATCCGACTTTAACCGCTTCGGTAAACAATACCGGGTGATGATACAGGCAGCTACCGCCGACAGGTCCAACCTCGCGGCATTTGATAAAGTATATGTGCGTAACAGCCGTAATACCATGGCGCCGATCTCTGAATTTGTCACCCTGCGGAAAGTATACGGACCGGAATTTATCAACCGTTTTAACCTGTCTACTTCCGCCTCCGTTACCGGATTGCCTAAACCCGGATTCAGTTCCGGAGATGCCATCCGGGCGATTCAGGAGGTTGCCAAAGAAACATTGCCAAGAGGCTATACGTATGACTTCTACGGCTTAACGCGGGAAGAGTTGTCCAGCGGTAATCAGACGGTATTGATATTTGTATTGTGTCTGGTGTTCATTTACTTCCTGCTGAGTGCTCAATACAAAAGCTATATCCTGCCTTTTTCTGTATTGTTATCATTGCCAATAGGGCTGGCTGGCGCGTTTCTGTTTGCACGGATCTTTGGGGTAGATAATAACATTTTCCTGCAGATCAGTCTCATTATGCTGATTGGTTTGCTGGCCAAGAATGCCATCCTGATAGTAGAGTTTGCGTTGTTGCACCGTTTGCAGGGACGTAACCTGATACAAGCTGCCATTGCAGGCGCGAAGGCCCGTTTCCGCCCGATTCTGATGACTTCTTTTGCGTTCATTTTCGGTTTGTTGCCGCTGATGATGGCGAATGGCGCAGGCGCCTTGAGCAACCGCTCTATCGGTACTGCTGCCGTAGGTGGGATGCTGATAGGAACGTTGTTCGGCGTATTGGTGATTCCTGCGCTGTTTGTACTCTTCCAGGCTTTACAGGAGCGGATTAGCGGTGCTCCGGTGTTAGCGAAATCATCAAAAAAGGAAGCGGGAATTATTGAAAATTATGCTTAA
- a CDS encoding efflux transporter outer membrane subunit produces the protein MLHHYKGLLLLMVVTTLAACRVTHTYKQPEGPAANLYRDQTVTDTVTLASRPWQSLFADTLLQHLITTGLRENLDLKIAITRIDAAKAALRSSKAAFWPDINGNAGIKQSRFATAQSFGLFENATQYDIGLTAGWEADIWGKIRSAKRAALAGLLQSEAARRAVQTQLVADIANNYYTLLALDEQLAVLEKTLINRQADVTAMKELKAANVVNGAAVVQSEANQYAAAVAIPDMKKQIRETENALGILLAQPSGMIRRAVLAEQSLPATLHTGVPAQLLQYRPDVQQAEYAFRVAFENTNVARTYFYPSLNITAAGGFSTFNFKDWFSSLGLFGNIAAGVTQPIFNKGLNKARLATARAKQEEAGYRFRQSLLTAGEEVSNALYAYETAKEKQRSRVMQLQALEKSVDFTKELLRYSTATNYTDVLTSEQSLLAARIGDITDRLQQWQAVIVLYRSLGGGWQ, from the coding sequence ATGTTACATCATTATAAAGGACTGTTATTGTTGATGGTGGTTACTACGCTGGCCGCCTGCCGGGTTACCCATACCTATAAGCAGCCGGAAGGTCCTGCTGCCAACCTGTACCGGGATCAGACAGTAACGGATACGGTTACACTGGCCAGCCGGCCCTGGCAGTCTTTGTTTGCAGATACGTTGCTGCAACACCTGATTACAACCGGTCTACGGGAGAACCTGGATCTGAAAATAGCCATTACCCGCATTGACGCCGCCAAGGCTGCATTGCGAAGCAGTAAAGCCGCTTTCTGGCCGGATATCAATGGAAATGCAGGGATTAAGCAATCCCGGTTTGCTACGGCACAGAGTTTTGGGCTGTTTGAAAACGCCACACAATACGATATCGGATTAACTGCCGGCTGGGAAGCAGATATCTGGGGAAAGATCCGCAGTGCCAAACGTGCTGCGCTGGCAGGATTGCTGCAAAGTGAAGCTGCCCGCAGGGCGGTGCAAACACAGCTGGTGGCCGACATTGCCAATAACTACTACACTTTGCTGGCACTGGATGAACAGTTGGCGGTACTGGAGAAAACACTGATAAACCGGCAGGCAGATGTAACGGCTATGAAGGAACTGAAAGCGGCGAATGTGGTCAACGGTGCTGCCGTGGTACAAAGTGAAGCCAATCAATATGCCGCCGCAGTAGCTATCCCTGATATGAAAAAGCAAATCCGGGAAACCGAAAATGCCCTGGGTATTTTATTGGCGCAACCTTCCGGCATGATCCGTCGGGCGGTATTGGCGGAACAATCGCTGCCGGCGACGTTGCATACCGGTGTACCGGCGCAGCTGTTGCAATACCGGCCGGATGTACAACAGGCGGAATATGCCTTCCGGGTAGCTTTTGAAAACACGAACGTTGCCCGTACGTATTTTTATCCGTCGCTGAATATTACAGCGGCAGGAGGTTTTTCCACTTTTAATTTCAAAGATTGGTTTTCTTCGCTGGGATTGTTCGGCAATATTGCCGCAGGGGTTACCCAGCCCATCTTTAATAAAGGGCTGAATAAGGCGCGTTTAGCCACTGCCCGGGCTAAACAGGAGGAAGCCGGCTACCGGTTCCGGCAATCGCTGTTAACAGCCGGAGAAGAGGTATCTAACGCTTTGTATGCGTATGAGACTGCGAAAGAAAAACAACGTTCCCGTGTGATGCAGCTGCAGGCACTGGAAAAGTCGGTTGATTTTACCAAAGAGTTGTTACGATACAGTACGGCCACCAACTATACAGATGTGCTGACATCTGAACAAAGTTTGCTGGCCGCCAGGATAGGTGATATTACAGACCGGTTGCAGCAATGGCAGGCTGTTATTGTGTTGTACCGGTCGTTAGGTGGAGGCTGGCAGTAA
- a CDS encoding SusD/RagB family nutrient-binding outer membrane lipoprotein: MKNIYTIALGLLMAGTLAQSCKKEMQEINTDPNQLNETRPEFLFTSATLNYSLPGRSQLMNKYRTTLRYMQYIVSDNVDKADMEQPYCDDQKTTFPDPGSSGALYFDFYNSIGRDCARLLDQINAIKEEGRRSTYRELAAICRIMFTYDAWKVMDIYGAMPYSQAFNVTAFPLPVYDYNWQAYQVFDKQLRDAADVLRAKYTGQVNLSKQDFFYNGNMENWLRFTNTLRIKIAQRFEKRNPAHLQAVLQDIATNYQSMIIANNAGSFGYSNVQDWNNNVDDLDQIQNVYVAAYPFVTFLKSTRDPRLPLMVRRNDWGDNYQAYKDIQEKGIPESKALLNDPLVNSSRYWGKHVFSASNGAAYGWEGQPKTKQFTIKDGDKTASRTLSFISLIQTRLFVKNGGFKANNPTLHKDETVVDGNTIKMRTSLLNYAETCFMMAEIAAKGGNGFGKSAAAWYEAGVTASFDYYKALGISQNTPGAADAQLGDFLTRYPYNGLTSVYSQAWVNFLTEPEEAWAMWKRTGYPQQETFNPAGPNKIGDGSGIAYLETLYTGSQYLKIPRRAVLQITSTQMGPNLDKAIDDMKAKDPDYGVDRLDTRGRIWWDMK; the protein is encoded by the coding sequence ATGAAAAACATATATACGATAGCGTTAGGATTGCTGATGGCAGGTACCCTGGCGCAGTCCTGTAAAAAAGAGATGCAGGAAATCAATACCGATCCTAATCAGCTGAATGAAACCCGGCCTGAGTTTCTGTTTACCAGCGCTACCTTAAACTACTCACTGCCGGGACGTAGTCAGCTGATGAATAAATACCGTACCACCCTGCGTTACATGCAATACATTGTGTCTGATAACGTAGATAAGGCGGATATGGAACAACCCTATTGTGATGACCAGAAAACCACCTTTCCGGATCCGGGTAGTAGCGGCGCCCTGTATTTCGACTTCTACAATTCCATCGGCAGGGATTGTGCGCGTCTGCTGGATCAGATCAATGCCATCAAAGAAGAGGGCCGGCGGTCTACTTACCGGGAGCTGGCTGCCATCTGCCGGATTATGTTTACCTACGATGCCTGGAAAGTGATGGATATCTACGGTGCGATGCCTTATTCGCAGGCGTTTAATGTGACTGCATTCCCGTTGCCCGTATATGATTACAACTGGCAGGCTTACCAGGTTTTCGACAAACAACTCCGCGATGCTGCAGATGTATTGCGGGCGAAGTATACCGGACAGGTGAATCTATCCAAACAGGATTTCTTCTACAATGGTAATATGGAAAACTGGTTGCGGTTTACCAATACGTTGCGTATTAAAATTGCCCAGCGTTTTGAAAAGCGGAATCCGGCGCATCTGCAGGCGGTATTGCAGGATATTGCGACCAATTACCAGTCTATGATTATTGCCAATAATGCCGGTTCTTTTGGTTACAGCAATGTACAGGACTGGAATAATAATGTGGATGACCTGGATCAGATACAGAATGTATACGTAGCGGCCTATCCGTTTGTGACCTTCCTGAAATCCACCAGAGATCCGCGTTTGCCGCTGATGGTACGTCGCAATGACTGGGGAGATAATTACCAGGCTTATAAGGATATACAGGAAAAAGGAATACCGGAATCCAAAGCGCTCTTAAATGATCCGCTGGTGAATTCCTCCCGCTATTGGGGAAAACATGTGTTCAGTGCTTCCAATGGCGCCGCATACGGTTGGGAAGGACAGCCTAAAACAAAACAGTTTACCATTAAGGACGGAGATAAGACCGCTTCCAGAACACTGAGTTTTATATCGCTGATTCAAACCCGCCTGTTTGTAAAGAATGGTGGTTTTAAAGCCAATAATCCGACATTACATAAAGATGAAACTGTGGTGGATGGTAATACCATCAAAATGCGTACATCGTTACTGAACTATGCAGAAACCTGCTTTATGATGGCTGAAATAGCGGCCAAAGGCGGCAATGGTTTTGGTAAGTCAGCGGCGGCCTGGTATGAAGCAGGGGTAACCGCTTCCTTTGACTACTACAAAGCCCTGGGGATTTCACAGAATACGCCAGGGGCAGCCGATGCCCAGCTGGGCGACTTCCTGACCCGTTATCCCTATAATGGACTGACCAGTGTTTATTCACAGGCATGGGTAAACTTTTTAACGGAGCCGGAAGAAGCCTGGGCGATGTGGAAACGTACGGGTTATCCACAGCAGGAAACCTTTAATCCGGCAGGACCGAATAAGATAGGAGATGGATCGGGTATTGCTTACCTGGAGACATTATATACCGGATCGCAGTACCTGAAAATTCCGCGCAGGGCTGTGTTGCAGATCACGTCTACACAGATGGGGCCTAACCTGGATAAAGCTATTGATGATATGAAAGCAAAAGATCCTGATTATGGTGTGGATCGACTGGATACAAGAGGACGTATCTGGTGGGATATGAAATAA
- a CDS encoding helix-turn-helix transcriptional regulator, which yields MNNRMADYDEAVWILKHQGPLPLSALAKALKITVVGVRLKLLKLSSEGLVEATTIAKGRGRPQQIWALTSLGHAQFSDNHADLTVKLITTMREALGEEAVQAVITANEKKMIHKYQEALRDCSGLENKLGKLAEIRSHDGYMAAYKKEDAGYLLIENHCPICAAAQACQGFCKSELNTFQTVLGENVQIKRIDHILAGARRCAYQISEK from the coding sequence ATGAATAATAGGATGGCGGACTACGATGAGGCGGTATGGATATTGAAGCACCAGGGGCCGCTGCCATTATCTGCATTGGCGAAAGCATTGAAAATAACCGTTGTGGGCGTACGGCTTAAACTGCTGAAACTGAGCAGTGAAGGCCTGGTAGAAGCCACTACCATTGCGAAAGGCCGTGGCAGGCCCCAGCAAATCTGGGCATTGACAAGCCTGGGCCATGCCCAGTTTTCGGATAACCATGCGGATCTCACAGTGAAGCTGATCACAACCATGCGGGAAGCATTGGGCGAAGAAGCCGTACAGGCAGTCATTACTGCCAATGAAAAAAAGATGATCCATAAATACCAGGAAGCGCTGAGAGATTGTTCCGGGCTGGAAAATAAATTAGGCAAACTGGCGGAAATACGCAGCCATGATGGCTATATGGCTGCCTATAAAAAAGAAGACGCGGGTTATCTGCTCATCGAAAACCACTGCCCGATCTGCGCGGCGGCACAGGCCTGTCAGGGCTTCTGCAAATCTGAACTCAATACCTTCCAGACAGTATTGGGCGAAAACGTACAAATCAAACGGATAGATCACATACTGGCCGGCGCCAGAAGATGCGCCTATCAGATATCCGAAAAATAA